The segment AGCAGATTTTTATCGCCACTGTTCGATTCCGAACCTATGTCCGGACGATACTACGAGGAGTTCACCGTCGGTGAAACGATCGAACACGGTCGACGGCGAACCATCTCCGAAAGCGACAACCAGCGCTTTTGTGATCTGACCATGAATCAACAGCCGTTGCATCTGGACCGGGAGTTCGCACGGGAGTCGGCGTTCGGTGAGCGGGTGGTCAACGGCCTCTATACGATGTCGCTCGCGGTCGGCATCGCGATCCCGGAGACGACCGACGGAACGATCGTCGCGAACCTCTCTTACGACGAGGTCTCCCATCCGAACCCGGTCGTTCACGGCGATACGATTCGCGTCACCTCGACCGTCACCGAAAAGCGCGAAACGAGCGACGGCGAACGCGGCATCGTCACCATGCACCTCAAGGTATTCACCCAGAACGACGACCTGGTCTGTGAGTTCGATCGAACCGTGCTCTCGCTGAAACGCGAACACGAGGAGAGATCCTAATGGCCGAGTCGACTCCGGGATCGACCGACGGAACCGGACGGTCGGGTCCGACCAACGCAGACGCCGGCACGGACCCGAACGACCGGGACCTCGAGTGGCTTTCGCTCGACGACGGAGAGGAGATCGTCTGGGCGGATGGGCCCGAC is part of the Natrarchaeobius halalkaliphilus genome and harbors:
- a CDS encoding MaoC family dehydratase, producing the protein MSGRYYEEFTVGETIEHGRRRTISESDNQRFCDLTMNQQPLHLDREFARESAFGERVVNGLYTMSLAVGIAIPETTDGTIVANLSYDEVSHPNPVVHGDTIRVTSTVTEKRETSDGERGIVTMHLKVFTQNDDLVCEFDRTVLSLKREHEERS